A genomic segment from Castor canadensis chromosome 1, mCasCan1.hap1v2, whole genome shotgun sequence encodes:
- the Taar1 gene encoding LOW QUALITY PROTEIN: trace amine-associated receptor 1 (The sequence of the model RefSeq protein was modified relative to this genomic sequence to represent the inferred CDS: inserted 3 bases in 3 codons; deleted 1 base in 1 codon; substituted 2 bases at 2 genomic stop codons), with protein sequence MMPLCHNVVNISCVKSNWTRDVRASLYSLMVLIILTNLLGNLIVISVSHFKQLHTLANWLIHSMATVDFLLGCLVMXYSMVRSIEHCXHFGEIFCKIHTSMDIMLISASIFHLSFISIDRYYAVCXPLRYKAKVSILVIFVMIFISWSVPDVFAFGVIFLELNLKGVEEMYYKHICXVRGCSVFFSKISGVLAFMTSFYIPGSIMLCLYYRIYFIAKXAARSISDTNQKLHIALEEKNGISQSKERKAAKTLGIIMGVFLICWCPFFVCTVMDPFLDNIIPPSLNDALIWFGYLNSTFNPMVYAFFNPWFRKALKMILLGKIFQKDSSRYTLFLESNP encoded by the exons ATGATGCCCCTTTGCCACAATGTAGTTAATATTTCCTGTGTGAAAAGCAACTGGACGAGAGATGTCCGGGCATCCCTGTACAGTTTAATGGTGCTCATAATTCTGACCAATCTTCTTGGCAATCTGATAGTTATTTCTGTATCACACTTCAAGCAACTTCATACCCTTGCAAACTGGCTCATCCATTCCATGGCCACTGTGGACTTTCTGCTTGGGTGCCTGGTCA CCTATAGCATGGTGCGATCTATTGagcactgttgacattttggagaaattttctgTAAAATTCACACCAGCATGGACATCATGCTGATCTCAGCATCCATTTTCCACTTGTCCTTCATTTCTATTGACCGCTACTATGCTGTGT GACCACTGAGATACAAAGCCAAGGTCAGTatcttggttatttttgtgatgatCTTCATTAGTTGGAGTGTCCCTGATGTCTTTGCATTTGGAGTGATCTTTCTGGAGCTGAATTTGAAAGGAGTCGAAGAGATGTACTACAAACACATTTGCTGAGTCAGAGGCTGCTCTGTCTTCTTTAGTAAAATATCTGGGGTATTGGCGTTTATGACTTCTTTTTACATACCTGGGTCCATTATGCTATGTCTCTATTATAGAATATATTTCATAGCTA GGGCAGCAAGATCAATTAGTGATACAAATCAGAAGCTTCACATTGCATTAGAAGAGAAAAACGGAATTtcacaaagcaaagaaaggaaagctGCGAAGACATTAGGGATTATAATGGGAGTTTTCCTAATATGCTGGTGCCCTTTCTTTGTCTGCACAGTCATGGATCCTTTCCTGGACAACATCATTCCACCTTCTTTGAATGATGCCTTAATTTGGTTTGGGTACCTGAACTCTACTTTTAATCCAATGgtttatgcatttttt aatccatggtTCAGAAAAGCACTGAAGATGATTCTATTAGGTAAAATTTTCCAAAAAGATTCATCTAGGTATACACTATTTTTAGAATCAAATCCATAA